One Streptomyces sp. CG4 genomic window, GCTAGCCCTGCGCCTGCGCCGCGTCGCCCGGGCGGGCGTCCCGCAGCAGGCAGGTCAGCCGGGCACTGCACACCCGGCGGCCCTCCTCGTCACTGATCACGATCTCGTACGTCGCCGTCGAACGGCCCCGGTGCACCGGCGTGGCCACGCCGGTCACCAGGCCCGAGCGGACCCCGCGGTGGTGCGTGCAGTTCAGGTCCACCCCGACCGCGATCTTCGAGCTGCCGCCGTGCAGCATGGAGCCGACCGAGCCCAGCGTCTCCGCCAGCACCGCGGAGGCACCGCCGTGCAGCAGGCCGTACGGCTGGGTGTTGCCCTCCACCGGCATGGTCCCGACGACCCTCTCCGGCGAGGCCTCCAGGATCTGCACACCCATCCGGGTGCCGAGGTGTCCGGCCGAGAACAGGGCGGGCAGGTCGACACCGAGCGCCGCGTACTCGTCGATGATCTCCTGCGGGAACTTCACTCGCTGCTGCTCACCCATGGGCCCGGCTCCGTTCTTCGTCCACCAGTCTGCTGGCTGAGCAAACGCTCAGTCGGTCGCCGATTGTTCCAGACGGCCCTCGGCGCGGCTTTCGAGGCGTACGACGACGGACTTGCTGGCCGGGGTGTTGCTGGTGTCGGCGGTCGCGTCCAGCGGGACCAGGACGTTCGTCTCGGGGTAGTACGCCGCCGCGCAGCCCCGGGTCGTCGGGTAGTGCACGACCCGGAAACCGGGCGCCCGCCGCTCCACGCCGTCCTTCCACTCGCTCACCAGGTCGACATACGACCCCTCGGCGACCCCGAGCGCCCGCGCGTCCTCGGGGTGCACCAGCACCACCCGGCGGCCGCCCGTGATGCCGCGGTAGCGGTCGTCCAGGCCGTAGATCGTGGTGTTGTACTGGTCGTGCGAGCGCAGGGTCTGCAACAGCAGCCGGCCCTCGGGCAGTTCGGGATACTCCACCGGCGCCGCCGTGAAGTTCGCCTTGCCCGTGGCGGTCGGGAAGCGGCGCTCGTCGCGTGGGGCGTGCGGCAGCGTGAAGCCGCCCGGCCGGGCCACGCGCGCGTTGAAGTCGTCGAAACCGGGGACCACGCGCGCGATGCGGTCACGGATCGTCGCGTAGTCCTTCTCGAACTCCTCCCACGGCACGACGCTGTCCGCACCGAGCACACGCCGCGCCAGGCCGCAGATGATCGCGGGCTCGGACCTCAACTGCGGGCTCGCCGGCGCGAGCCGTCCGCGCGAGGCGTGCACCATGCCCATCGAGTCCTCGACGGTCACGAACTGCTCGCCCCCGGCCTGCAGATCCCGCTCGGTGCGGCCCAGCGTGGGCAGGATCAGCGCCCGCGCGCCCGTGACCACGTGCGAGCGGTTGAGCTTGGTGGACACATGCACGGTCAGCCGCGCGCGCCGCATCGCGGCCTCGGTCACCTCGGTGTCGGGGGAGGCGGCGACGAAGTTGCCGCCCATGGCGAAGAACACCTTCGCCTCGCCGTCGCGCAGCGCGCGGATGGCCCGCACGACGTCGAAGCCGTGCTCGCGCGGCGGCGCGAACCCGAACTCCTTCTCCAGCGCGTCCAGGAAGGCCGGCGCGGGCCGCTCGAAGATGCCCATCGTGCGGTCGCCCTGGACGTTGCTGTGCCCGCGCACCGGGCACACGCCCGCGCCCGGCCGGCCGATGTTGCCGCGCAGCAGCAGGAAGTTGACCACCTCGCGGATGGTCGGCACGGCGTGCTTGTGCTGGGTCAGGCCCATGGCCCAGCAGACGATGGTCCGCTTCGAGGCGAGGGCCATGCCGAGCGCCCGCTCGATCTCCGCGCGCGTGAGGCCCGTCGCCCGGAGCGTCTCGTCCCAGTCGGCGGCCCGGGCGACCTCGGCGAACTCCTCGAAACCGTGGGTGTGTTCGCGCACGAACTCCTCGTCGACCGCACCCTCCGTCTCCAGGATCAGCTTGTTCAGGAGCCGGAAGAGCGCCTGGTCGCCGCCGATGCGGATCTGCAGGAACAGATCGGTCAGGGCGGCGCCCTTCACCATGCCCTGCGGCGTCTGCGGGTTCTTGAAACGCTCCAGACCGGCCTCGGGCAGCGGATTGACGCTGATGATCTTCGCGCCGTTCGCCTTGGCCTTCTCCAGCGCGGAGAGCATGCGCGGATGGTTCGTCCCCGGGTTCTGCCCGGCGACGATGATCAGGTCCGCCTTGTAGAGGTCCTCCAGCAGGACGCTGCCCTTGCCGATGCCGATGGTCTGGCTGAGCGCCGACCCGGACGACTCGTGGCACATGTTGGAGCAGTCCGGCAGGTTGTTCGTGCCCAGCTCGCGCGCGAAGAGCTGGTACAGGAACGCGGCCTCGTTGCTCGTACGGCCCGAGGTGTAGAAGACGGCCTCGTCCGGGGAGGACAGGGCGGCCATCTCCTCGGCGACGATGTCGAAGGCCCGCTCCCAGCTGACCGGCTCGTAGTGCGTGCCGCCCTCGGGGAGGTACATGGGGTGCGTGAGCCGCCCCTGCTGGCCCAGCCAGTAGCCGCTGCGGCCGGTCAGGTCGGCGACGGAGTGCGTGGCGAAGAACTCCGGGGTGACCCGGCGCAGGGTGGCCTCCTCGGCCACCGCCTTCGCGCCGTTCTCGCAGAACTCCGCCTTGTGCCGGTGGTCCGGCTCCGGCCAGGCGCAGCCCGGGCAGTCGAAGCCGTCCTTCTGGTTCACCCGCAGCAACGTCAGCGCCGTGCGCCGCACGCCCATCTGCTGCTGGGCGATGCGCAGGGTGTGCCCGATGGCGGGCAGCCCCGCGGCCGCGTGCTTCGGCTCCGCGACCTGCGGCGCGTCCTGGACCGGATCACCCTTGGGCGGCTTCGTCGCCATCGCACGCTCCCCTTCGACTGCGCGTGACAAGTACGATGCCGATCCTCCCACGAGCCAGTGACAACGCCGCCGTCGCCCGTGTTCTCGCTCGGCTCTTCCGTCCGCCTCCCCGTCGGCACCCACATCCGCCGGATACGCGCGACCCGGACTGTCAGTGCGGCGTGGCAGGATCGGGGACGTGGCAGAGACAGCATCGAAGAAGACCGACAAGACCCCCGGCGGCACCCGTCCCCGGCTGATGCTCATGGACGGGCACTCGCTGGCCTACCGCGCGTTCTTCGCGCTGCCCGCGGAGAACTTCACGACCGCGACCGGCCAGCCGACGAACGCGATCTACGGTTTCGCGTCGATGCTGGCCAACACCCTGCGTGACGAGGCGCCCACGCACTTCGCCGTGGC contains:
- a CDS encoding hotdog fold thioesterase, coding for MGEQQRVKFPQEIIDEYAALGVDLPALFSAGHLGTRMGVQILEASPERVVGTMPVEGNTQPYGLLHGGASAVLAETLGSVGSMLHGGSSKIAVGVDLNCTHHRGVRSGLVTGVATPVHRGRSTATYEIVISDEEGRRVCSARLTCLLRDARPGDAAQAQG
- a CDS encoding FdhF/YdeP family oxidoreductase; its protein translation is MATKPPKGDPVQDAPQVAEPKHAAAGLPAIGHTLRIAQQQMGVRRTALTLLRVNQKDGFDCPGCAWPEPDHRHKAEFCENGAKAVAEEATLRRVTPEFFATHSVADLTGRSGYWLGQQGRLTHPMYLPEGGTHYEPVSWERAFDIVAEEMAALSSPDEAVFYTSGRTSNEAAFLYQLFARELGTNNLPDCSNMCHESSGSALSQTIGIGKGSVLLEDLYKADLIIVAGQNPGTNHPRMLSALEKAKANGAKIISVNPLPEAGLERFKNPQTPQGMVKGAALTDLFLQIRIGGDQALFRLLNKLILETEGAVDEEFVREHTHGFEEFAEVARAADWDETLRATGLTRAEIERALGMALASKRTIVCWAMGLTQHKHAVPTIREVVNFLLLRGNIGRPGAGVCPVRGHSNVQGDRTMGIFERPAPAFLDALEKEFGFAPPREHGFDVVRAIRALRDGEAKVFFAMGGNFVAASPDTEVTEAAMRRARLTVHVSTKLNRSHVVTGARALILPTLGRTERDLQAGGEQFVTVEDSMGMVHASRGRLAPASPQLRSEPAIICGLARRVLGADSVVPWEEFEKDYATIRDRIARVVPGFDDFNARVARPGGFTLPHAPRDERRFPTATGKANFTAAPVEYPELPEGRLLLQTLRSHDQYNTTIYGLDDRYRGITGGRRVVLVHPEDARALGVAEGSYVDLVSEWKDGVERRAPGFRVVHYPTTRGCAAAYYPETNVLVPLDATADTSNTPASKSVVVRLESRAEGRLEQSATD